One segment of Leuconostoc lactis DNA contains the following:
- the tenA gene encoding thiaminase II, with translation MTFSQALLERAQPMMDAIMVHPFVQAIAAGTVPNDVLNYYVEQDEHYLKDYLQVTALTITKTDNVDDINNLLTTAQFVQNESRAHQVMLEITGHTIENWRREPETKRYTDHMYASAYHGTYADALAALLPCAWSYAVIGEQLVDQDANNDENPLKEWIELYAPQMAPDTPDYNAWRFEALDRAVASLTPTQLEHVAQTFLFSLEMEWRFWEAAWQQTHWQFEF, from the coding sequence ATGACCTTTTCACAGGCGCTCTTAGAACGCGCCCAACCCATGATGGATGCCATTATGGTACACCCATTTGTTCAAGCCATCGCAGCTGGTACCGTACCAAATGATGTATTGAATTATTACGTGGAACAAGACGAGCATTATCTGAAAGATTATTTGCAGGTGACCGCCTTGACGATTACCAAAACCGATAATGTTGATGATATCAATAATCTTTTGACCACTGCCCAATTTGTACAAAATGAATCGCGTGCGCATCAAGTCATGCTGGAAATTACCGGTCATACCATTGAAAATTGGCGACGCGAACCGGAAACAAAGCGTTACACGGACCATATGTATGCATCAGCTTACCATGGTACTTACGCTGATGCCCTAGCGGCCCTCCTGCCTTGTGCGTGGAGTTATGCGGTCATTGGTGAACAACTCGTTGACCAAGATGCTAACAATGATGAGAACCCACTTAAAGAGTGGATCGAATTATATGCACCGCAGATGGCGCCAGATACACCAGATTACAACGCTTGGCGTTTTGAAGCGTTAGATCGTGCAGTGGCGTCACTCACACCAACACAACTTGAACACGTTGCCCAAACGTTCCTGTTCAGTTTAGAAATGGAATGGCGCTTCTGGGAAGCAGCCTGGCAACAAACCCACTGGCAATTCGAATTTTAA
- a CDS encoding MFS transporter, with amino-acid sequence MIKKYWRSQFKWLFLSSILESIGANLFGIVLLMMIAANFTGAQRGWLITAASIVNIMPAVLSAVTGYYADRTANKITVSRIIRCCQMVLYFIIAFYAQSLSIATMIIILLIISVVKLGGGYAGGLLYEKEIQVVANQDREQIMGWSSGVTSTIAMVAQFIGPALLVLVHDHYGYFALLNAVIFGVSALLLGNLRDTPKAIISPEPTTQDNKSQISFLDAIRTIFSIPLLGWYISVYTVAGIVGAALENVLSLYFANYHQQQIISFGFTIALVGAVFSIAEVCGAFLPLTVFKKISFLQLIGLQVVFLLGGVIVVELFLPTYLFLIFLFLAGFLQGKAGPKLSAWIMNQDITEHVALSLGLISASMTFTLPIGQLIFMSIANIWSVPISLGLMAFYMGILLLYIGFIIKKTSQRTLA; translated from the coding sequence ATGATAAAAAAGTATTGGCGAAGTCAATTCAAATGGTTATTTTTATCGAGTATCTTAGAAAGTATTGGTGCCAATCTTTTTGGTATTGTCCTGTTGATGATGATTGCTGCAAACTTTACCGGTGCGCAAAGAGGTTGGTTAATTACTGCCGCTTCTATCGTCAACATCATGCCAGCTGTCCTCAGTGCTGTCACTGGCTATTACGCAGACAGAACAGCCAATAAAATTACCGTCTCTCGCATCATCAGATGTTGCCAAATGGTGCTCTATTTCATTATCGCTTTTTATGCGCAAAGTTTGTCGATTGCCACAATGATTATCATCTTACTCATCATTTCCGTGGTTAAACTCGGCGGTGGCTATGCTGGCGGCCTGCTCTACGAAAAAGAAATACAAGTCGTTGCCAATCAAGATCGCGAACAAATTATGGGGTGGAGTTCAGGCGTCACATCAACTATCGCAATGGTTGCGCAATTCATTGGGCCTGCGCTTTTAGTCCTCGTTCATGACCACTATGGTTACTTCGCATTACTGAATGCTGTTATTTTTGGTGTTAGCGCCCTGTTATTAGGCAATTTACGTGATACGCCGAAAGCGATTATATCACCGGAACCAACCACGCAAGACAACAAGTCGCAGATCAGTTTCTTAGATGCTATCAGAACCATTTTTTCAATCCCATTACTCGGTTGGTATATTTCAGTTTATACTGTGGCCGGTATTGTTGGCGCTGCTTTAGAAAATGTGCTATCCCTATATTTTGCCAACTATCACCAACAACAAATTATCTCGTTTGGCTTCACTATTGCACTGGTAGGCGCAGTTTTCTCAATTGCCGAAGTTTGTGGTGCCTTCTTACCACTGACGGTTTTTAAGAAAATTTCTTTTTTACAGTTAATCGGCTTACAGGTTGTTTTCTTATTAGGCGGTGTTATCGTCGTTGAACTATTTTTACCCACCTACTTATTTTTGATTTTTTTGTTTTTGGCTGGCTTTTTACAAGGCAAGGCTGGTCCAAAATTAAGTGCTTGGATTATGAATCAAGACATCACCGAACATGTTGCATTATCGCTCGGCCTGATTTCAGCCAGTATGACCTTTACCTTGCCGATTGGTCAACTGATCTTCATGAGTATTGCTAATATCTGGTCCGTCCCCATCAGTCTCGGCTTAATGGCATTCTATATGGGTATCCTATTACTCTATATTGGCTTTATTATTAAAAAAACGTCTCAACGTACCCTGGCTTAA
- a CDS encoding MFS transporter — MFKNIRQLTPFAIILLAIAFTMSISQSTMTTAYPVLMRNFQVDAGTVQWLTTGFMVAMTLVMPVSPWLLNNVTLRTLLNGIVAVFLTGTAVAMLATRFEGIIIGRLLEGLAVGALFPTFQSVILENTATAQRGVTMGVVGLVMGSALAVGPIISGVVLQWVSWRALFVLFFVILLGLIAFGQPLIQNTHVMQPSRFDWLSALSLIGFGGVLYAISSIETLGMNWLWWVILLGSFCLLALFVIRQRQLAQPFLDLSVLRYRGYIPGLLLTGISYSGLIIATVIMPLFYQRIFHITPMWSGLLMVPAAVFLSQLNPRTGRLLNQIGLKKLVYIGMTMMMVGYAGLALFGTQSWVVGLLAALLLEGGNAFVMMPAVTAANNVLPEALVSHGTALITTMRQVIGAASVVVATLLISHFNTTVTIGQALSRTSAWFILVPVAGVLLATQLKRHEGE, encoded by the coding sequence ATGTTTAAAAACATCCGACAATTAACACCTTTTGCCATCATATTACTGGCAATTGCTTTTACTATGTCCATTAGTCAATCGACGATGACGACGGCATATCCCGTTTTAATGCGTAACTTTCAAGTTGATGCGGGGACGGTTCAGTGGTTAACGACGGGATTTATGGTAGCAATGACCCTCGTCATGCCGGTGAGTCCGTGGTTATTGAATAATGTCACGTTGCGGACGTTGTTAAATGGGATTGTCGCTGTCTTTTTGACGGGGACAGCGGTGGCCATGTTGGCGACACGGTTTGAAGGCATTATTATTGGACGCTTGCTAGAAGGATTAGCTGTCGGTGCGTTGTTTCCCACTTTTCAGAGTGTCATTTTGGAAAATACCGCAACGGCTCAGCGTGGCGTGACCATGGGGGTTGTCGGCTTGGTCATGGGATCAGCTTTGGCAGTGGGGCCAATTATTTCTGGCGTCGTCCTCCAATGGGTCTCTTGGCGTGCGCTATTTGTGCTCTTTTTTGTCATTTTATTAGGCTTGATTGCGTTTGGACAACCCTTAATTCAAAACACCCATGTCATGCAGCCGTCACGCTTTGACTGGCTATCGGCGCTGAGCTTAATTGGTTTTGGTGGGGTTTTGTACGCGATTTCAAGTATTGAAACGCTGGGCATGAATTGGCTATGGTGGGTTATTTTGCTGGGAAGTTTTTGCCTGCTGGCATTGTTTGTTATTCGGCAACGTCAATTAGCACAACCCTTTTTAGACTTATCAGTGCTCCGGTATCGCGGGTATATCCCAGGCTTGTTGCTAACGGGCATTTCATATTCTGGCTTGATTATCGCCACGGTGATTATGCCTTTATTCTATCAACGCATCTTCCACATCACACCGATGTGGTCGGGATTGTTGATGGTGCCTGCTGCGGTATTTTTAAGTCAGTTGAATCCACGTACTGGTCGGTTACTGAACCAAATTGGCTTGAAAAAGTTGGTGTATATTGGCATGACCATGATGATGGTAGGCTATGCCGGCCTAGCGTTATTTGGGACACAATCGTGGGTGGTCGGCTTGTTGGCAGCCTTATTGCTGGAAGGTGGTAATGCCTTTGTGATGATGCCGGCCGTGACGGCGGCTAACAATGTTCTCCCTGAAGCATTGGTGAGTCATGGGACTGCGCTGATTACGACCATGCGTCAAGTCATTGGTGCAGCCAGCGTGGTCGTGGCGACGTTGCTGATTAGTCATTTCAACACCACGGTGACGATTGGCCAAGCTCTATCACGTACATCCGCCTGGTTTATCTTGGTACCAGTAGCTGGTGTGCTGCTGGCGACACAATTAAAACGCCATGAAGGCGAGTAA
- a CDS encoding Dyp-type peroxidase, protein MPITPTKAQDVWKDAGEHVQFTVLKLTRADQQQAQAAIQAFADRSQAIIRSLRIRDSHLSAASGLKVAFGFSRDAWVYLFPNAPIPAELETYQTLTGPNYSMPASEGDLFFHIRASNEAVVYEAQTQFMRFLKDFTTVVDETKGFRYFEGRAIIGFIDGTEAPAVEDAAEYAIIGDEDPQFINGSYAFAQKWRHNMDFWHHLTTEEQEKAVGREKFSDIELEDDEKYPNAHNVASKFEPDGVEQKIIRMNVPYSDPASGNTGTYFMGYARHWTVTKGMLQNMLDQSDFLLQFSDILSGQLFFIPSRDLLAAIADGEFQD, encoded by the coding sequence ATGCCCATTACCCCAACAAAAGCACAAGATGTCTGGAAAGATGCTGGTGAACACGTACAATTCACTGTTTTAAAGCTCACGCGTGCCGATCAACAACAGGCCCAAGCTGCTATTCAAGCATTCGCGGATCGCTCACAAGCCATTATTCGCTCATTGCGAATTCGTGATTCGCATTTATCAGCTGCTTCTGGCCTAAAAGTTGCCTTTGGCTTTAGCCGTGACGCATGGGTTTACCTTTTCCCAAATGCGCCAATCCCAGCCGAATTGGAAACTTATCAGACCTTAACTGGTCCAAATTATAGTATGCCAGCGAGTGAAGGTGATTTATTCTTCCACATTCGCGCCAGCAACGAAGCGGTTGTTTATGAAGCGCAGACCCAATTTATGCGTTTCTTAAAGGACTTTACCACTGTGGTTGATGAAACCAAGGGATTCCGTTACTTTGAAGGCCGTGCCATTATCGGCTTTATCGACGGCACTGAAGCTCCTGCGGTGGAAGATGCGGCCGAATATGCCATTATTGGTGATGAAGATCCGCAATTTATCAATGGTTCCTACGCCTTTGCACAAAAGTGGCGGCATAATATGGACTTTTGGCACCACCTAACCACTGAAGAACAAGAAAAAGCTGTTGGTCGGGAAAAGTTTTCCGATATTGAATTAGAAGACGACGAAAAGTATCCAAACGCGCATAATGTTGCCTCAAAGTTTGAACCTGATGGGGTCGAACAAAAGATTATTCGGATGAATGTCCCTTATTCTGACCCTGCTTCGGGTAATACCGGCACTTATTTTATGGGCTATGCCCGTCATTGGACCGTGACAAAAGGGATGTTACAAAATATGCTCGATCAATCCGACTTTTTGTTACAGTTTTCCGATATTCTGTCTGGCCAACTCTTCTTCATTCCGTCACGTGATTTGTTAGCAGCCATCGCCGATGGTGAATTCCAAGACTAA
- a CDS encoding DNA topoisomerase, with amino-acid sequence MPNYLILTEKPSAAANFVKALGGQTGTFNQFNYKITNLRGHVMTLKDPEEMVADALKPRYKSWLIKHLPWDLADFSWERTYIRQRNLRTGKIESTKQLVDDLKKEAKNGYDAIVIATDTDPSGEGELLAWEALDAIKWRGQVLRANFMDESVKGIQAAMTQLRDVSYKQQDGDYIKGESRNRWDFASMQLTRIATTAAKKQGFKVVAREGRLKSVIVWQIYAQLEAIKNYVKNPYFEVKFKDPAGHVFGRVTPEGDVIPWRFATQAAAEQDLAQYHESAVVNEKHQTRTQAPGKLLDLAGLAAILAPRGFSAQEVLRTYQKMYEAQVVSYPRTEDKTVTPEQFNELLPKIDQIAQVVQVDTGLLTHRQPRPTHVKAKGAHGANRPGENVPPTLASLAKFGPSAQAIYEVLAKNYLAMLAEDYVYDHVTANLADYPDFKTAYNVPIALNFKAVYDAQRATKVEEDAEEDVASGQLGPMAQPYLHEGANKKPQAPTTKWIMAFLEKHNVGTGATRVSTLSDMSKGTKAMIKETRGKLTLTETGNVSAVMVKDTWIASPKITKRLFEMMDQVGQFEMTMPKLLESVTQVVNHDMPIMLSNAEQLTAQLGQPKPTPKRKVSEKMTATFKGEEITFAKEWSGHVFTDDELTKLLSGAEISFEAKSKRGKLYTATGKLAKQTYKGSTFYGFKLKPKPKKA; translated from the coding sequence ATGCCCAATTACCTGATACTCACGGAAAAGCCATCCGCTGCCGCCAACTTTGTGAAAGCGCTTGGTGGCCAAACTGGCACATTTAACCAATTTAACTATAAAATTACCAATTTACGGGGTCATGTGATGACCTTAAAAGACCCCGAAGAAATGGTCGCTGATGCGCTCAAGCCACGCTACAAGTCATGGCTCATTAAGCATTTACCTTGGGATTTGGCTGATTTTTCATGGGAACGCACCTACATTCGGCAACGTAATTTGCGCACGGGGAAAATCGAATCAACGAAACAATTGGTCGATGATTTAAAAAAAGAAGCTAAAAACGGCTATGATGCCATTGTTATTGCCACGGATACGGATCCATCTGGTGAAGGTGAGTTGTTGGCTTGGGAAGCGTTGGACGCCATTAAGTGGCGCGGTCAAGTCCTGCGGGCGAACTTTATGGATGAGTCCGTCAAAGGCATTCAAGCCGCAATGACACAGCTCCGCGACGTGTCCTATAAACAACAAGACGGCGACTACATCAAAGGGGAAAGTCGGAATCGTTGGGATTTTGCCTCGATGCAACTCACTCGCATCGCAACCACCGCAGCAAAAAAACAGGGCTTTAAGGTGGTGGCACGTGAGGGGCGTTTAAAGTCCGTCATTGTTTGGCAAATTTATGCCCAACTGGAAGCGATTAAAAATTATGTTAAAAATCCCTACTTTGAAGTGAAATTCAAAGATCCGGCGGGACATGTGTTTGGGCGGGTCACGCCTGAAGGGGATGTTATTCCGTGGCGCTTTGCGACGCAAGCCGCGGCCGAACAGGATTTAGCCCAATACCATGAGAGTGCGGTGGTGAATGAAAAGCATCAAACACGGACGCAAGCCCCAGGCAAATTGTTAGATTTGGCCGGCTTAGCCGCCATTTTAGCGCCACGTGGTTTTTCAGCCCAAGAAGTGCTGCGTACGTATCAAAAAATGTATGAAGCACAAGTGGTGTCCTATCCACGAACGGAAGATAAGACGGTGACGCCTGAACAATTTAATGAATTACTGCCAAAAATTGATCAAATTGCCCAGGTTGTCCAAGTCGATACAGGGTTACTCACTCACCGGCAACCACGGCCAACCCATGTGAAAGCCAAAGGCGCCCACGGGGCCAACCGACCAGGGGAAAACGTCCCGCCAACATTAGCCAGTTTGGCCAAATTTGGCCCTAGTGCGCAAGCCATTTATGAAGTGTTAGCGAAGAACTATTTGGCGATGTTGGCTGAAGATTACGTCTATGACCACGTGACCGCTAATCTGGCGGATTATCCAGACTTTAAAACAGCGTATAACGTGCCGATAGCGTTAAATTTCAAAGCGGTTTATGATGCCCAACGCGCCACAAAAGTCGAAGAGGATGCCGAAGAGGACGTGGCGAGTGGCCAATTAGGGCCAATGGCACAACCTTATTTGCATGAAGGTGCGAATAAGAAACCTCAAGCCCCAACGACGAAATGGATCATGGCCTTTTTGGAGAAGCATAACGTTGGAACAGGGGCGACGCGCGTCTCGACATTGTCTGACATGAGCAAAGGCACCAAAGCCATGATTAAAGAAACACGTGGGAAATTGACCCTCACCGAAACGGGCAATGTGTCCGCGGTGATGGTGAAAGATACATGGATTGCGTCACCGAAAATCACTAAACGGCTATTTGAAATGATGGATCAAGTCGGACAATTTGAGATGACCATGCCAAAGTTATTAGAATCCGTGACCCAAGTGGTGAACCATGATATGCCAATCATGTTATCCAATGCGGAACAATTAACGGCGCAACTTGGGCAGCCCAAACCAACACCAAAGCGCAAAGTCAGCGAGAAAATGACTGCCACGTTCAAAGGTGAAGAAATCACGTTTGCCAAAGAATGGAGCGGGCATGTCTTTACAGATGATGAACTGACCAAGCTGTTGAGCGGGGCAGAAATTAGTTTTGAAGCTAAGTCAAAGCGCGGTAAGTTGTACACAGCCACCGGTAAATTGGCAAAACAAACCTATAAAGGCAGCACATTTTACGGCTTTAAATTAAAGCCAAAGCCCAAAAAAGCCTGA
- a CDS encoding DNA/RNA helicase domain-containing protein — MKLYELIKQKREDKGYTQDDVARFLNVTRQAVQNWEKNKRAIPNELLADYFGLLGFNAHEILSVFGFIDSGNLMIKTIDYSKDAIENFAKTAQNTILTNYPTVYLGIGKQTNEHTEQTKQLVYVGEASAIVRRTIEHLNAQEDKLNEIKAVADEHNESLHIIGHSKFNKSATLEIEQMFMDYLLGDDKFEKIYNGRNNGLSNDFYQRETYRSGIFPEIWERLRQQNIVSSLQAVKNSALFANSPFKSLSPEQEKAKNRIGLTIAETLANGWDNKIIKIQGLAGSGKTVLMAQLFYEIWQNPYPVLNADKKSKHLANVVLLVRHEQQRRTYEQIARKLNMGKNVVMDVPTFINRGEPVDVLLVDEAHLLWSGNYGRVNKAKWQPDLQALHELARTMVLVYDPKQVTSVRNNISDNDTLWWLVNGPDTTTLYLENQWRIQASKQTQQWIENLAHFENNSLIMPPNDETYQIKFFDSAKKFKAAIEKKNEEVGLSRLVATYDWKYSQGSRPKDGQYWTVNFGSEIVPWNLELPQVKLAQNKQIPWQEIAESIGEVGSDFTVQGIDLNYVGVILGPSVIWNEATNALDIDADYSFDHSKMRKQNGTYNTAENKAFLKNIVNVLLTRGVHGLYIYAVNDDLRRKLVTLNQTTID; from the coding sequence ATGAAATTGTATGAGTTAATTAAGCAAAAAAGAGAAGACAAAGGTTACACACAGGATGACGTCGCACGATTTTTGAATGTTACACGACAGGCTGTTCAAAATTGGGAGAAAAATAAGCGTGCGATTCCTAATGAATTATTAGCAGATTATTTTGGGCTTCTTGGTTTTAATGCACATGAAATATTATCCGTATTTGGCTTTATTGATAGCGGTAATCTAATGATAAAGACGATCGATTATTCGAAAGATGCTATTGAAAATTTTGCAAAGACCGCTCAAAATACGATATTGACCAATTATCCAACAGTTTATTTGGGGATAGGGAAACAAACGAATGAGCATACCGAGCAGACGAAGCAATTAGTTTATGTTGGCGAAGCGAGTGCAATTGTGCGTCGAACAATTGAACACTTGAACGCACAAGAAGATAAGTTAAATGAGATTAAAGCTGTTGCCGACGAACATAACGAATCATTGCACATTATAGGTCATTCAAAATTTAACAAGTCAGCGACATTAGAAATTGAACAAATGTTCATGGATTATCTGTTAGGCGATGACAAGTTTGAAAAAATATACAATGGTCGTAACAACGGTTTATCCAATGACTTTTATCAACGGGAAACCTATCGGTCAGGTATTTTTCCTGAAATATGGGAACGACTACGGCAACAAAATATCGTATCGAGTTTGCAAGCTGTCAAAAATTCAGCCCTTTTTGCCAATAGTCCATTTAAATCATTAAGTCCAGAACAGGAAAAGGCAAAAAATCGTATTGGTCTTACGATAGCAGAGACTTTAGCCAATGGTTGGGATAATAAAATTATCAAGATACAGGGGCTTGCTGGTTCTGGGAAGACTGTGCTGATGGCGCAACTTTTTTATGAAATTTGGCAAAATCCGTATCCGGTATTAAATGCGGATAAAAAATCAAAACATTTGGCCAACGTTGTGCTGTTAGTGCGTCATGAACAACAACGGCGCACTTATGAACAGATTGCCCGTAAGCTAAATATGGGCAAGAATGTTGTGATGGATGTACCGACATTTATTAATAGAGGCGAACCGGTTGATGTTCTTTTGGTAGATGAGGCACATCTCTTATGGAGTGGTAATTACGGGCGTGTTAATAAAGCGAAATGGCAACCAGATTTACAGGCCCTACATGAATTAGCGCGTACAATGGTATTGGTTTATGATCCAAAACAGGTAACATCGGTGAGAAACAATATCAGTGATAATGACACACTTTGGTGGTTAGTTAATGGGCCAGATACCACAACACTTTACTTAGAAAATCAGTGGCGGATACAAGCTAGTAAACAAACGCAACAGTGGATTGAAAATTTAGCCCATTTTGAAAACAATTCGCTGATTATGCCGCCAAATGATGAGACGTATCAAATTAAATTTTTTGACAGTGCAAAAAAATTCAAAGCTGCGATTGAAAAGAAAAATGAAGAAGTTGGGTTAAGCAGATTAGTAGCAACTTACGATTGGAAATATTCGCAAGGATCAAGGCCAAAAGATGGTCAATATTGGACAGTGAATTTTGGTAGTGAGATTGTTCCTTGGAATCTTGAATTACCACAAGTCAAGTTAGCTCAAAATAAACAAATACCATGGCAAGAAATTGCGGAAAGTATTGGCGAGGTTGGTAGCGACTTCACAGTTCAAGGGATTGATTTGAATTATGTTGGGGTAATTTTGGGACCATCAGTTATTTGGAATGAGGCAACAAATGCGTTAGATATTGACGCTGACTATTCATTTGATCATTCTAAAATGCGCAAGCAGAATGGGACGTATAATACTGCTGAAAATAAAGCATTTCTAAAAAACATTGTTAATGTTTTGCTGACACGCGGTGTACATGGCCTTTATATTTATGCTGTAAATGATGACTTGAGAAGAAAATTGGTTACGTTAAATCAGACAACGATAGACTAA